From the Opitutia bacterium genome, one window contains:
- a CDS encoding metal-dependent hydrolase, translating to MRLTYFGHSAFLLETAQARIVFDPFFDDNPASPVKAKDIACDYLVVSHGHSDHCADALAIAQRTGATIIANYEIAEYLAKRGAKTHDLNPGGGYDFPFGRVKLTLAFHTSSIELEPNPPYGGVACGVLVSADGKHIYHAGDTALFSDMALIGRVGLDLAMIPIGDSYTMGPDDALLSLDYLRPKLAVPMHYNTWPKIAQDGEAFALRAARANHHTRALKPGEQLAF from the coding sequence ATGCGTCTCACCTACTTCGGCCACTCCGCTTTTCTCCTCGAAACCGCCCAGGCCCGCATCGTTTTCGACCCGTTCTTCGACGACAACCCCGCCAGCCCGGTCAAGGCCAAGGACATCGCGTGCGACTACCTCGTCGTGTCTCACGGCCATTCCGATCACTGCGCCGACGCGCTCGCCATCGCCCAACGCACCGGCGCCACGATCATCGCCAACTACGAGATCGCGGAATACCTGGCCAAAAGAGGCGCGAAGACGCACGACCTCAACCCCGGCGGCGGCTACGATTTCCCGTTCGGCCGCGTGAAGCTCACCCTCGCCTTCCACACGTCGAGCATCGAACTCGAGCCCAACCCGCCCTACGGCGGCGTCGCCTGCGGCGTGCTCGTCTCCGCCGACGGCAAGCACATCTACCACGCCGGCGACACCGCGCTCTTCTCCGACATGGCGCTCATCGGCCGCGTCGGACTCGATCTGGCGATGATCCCGATCGGCGACAGTTACACCATGGGTCCCGATGACGCGCTCCTCTCCCTCGACTACCTGCGCCCGAAACTCGCCGTGCCAATGCACTACAACACCTGGCCCAAGATCGCGCAGGACGGCGAAGCCTTCGCCCTCCGCGCCGCTCGCGCCAACCACCATACCCGCGCCCTGAAACCCGGCGAACAGCTCGCGTTTTAG
- a CDS encoding DUF1275 domain-containing protein: protein MLTKPIPRWILAGGFLLACVAGCVNAVGFLGAHHQAISHMSGTVSNLGIGLVGNDRAALAHVASTLGCFFAGCVLSGLIIRQSTLKAGRRYGVALAVEAALLLGATYFLRHSAITGDYLAAMACGLQNAMATSYSGAVIRTTHMTGIVTDLGIALGLLARNEKVDWRRIGLYGALLTGFFSGGILGALGFARFGYDTLLVPAALTGIGGIGYTLFKQFEKPVRRRLRLLPSAPAPTERTDRAA from the coding sequence ATGCTCACGAAACCGATACCGCGCTGGATTCTCGCCGGGGGATTTCTCCTCGCGTGCGTCGCCGGCTGCGTGAACGCCGTCGGTTTCCTCGGGGCGCACCATCAGGCCATTTCGCACATGTCCGGCACGGTCTCGAACCTCGGCATCGGCCTCGTGGGCAACGATCGCGCCGCGCTCGCGCACGTGGCATCGACGCTCGGTTGCTTCTTCGCCGGCTGCGTCCTCAGCGGACTCATCATCCGGCAAAGCACCCTCAAAGCCGGCCGGCGCTACGGCGTCGCGCTCGCCGTCGAAGCGGCTCTCCTGCTCGGGGCGACGTATTTCCTGCGCCACAGCGCAATCACCGGCGACTATCTCGCGGCCATGGCCTGCGGACTGCAAAACGCGATGGCCACGAGCTACAGCGGCGCGGTCATCCGCACGACGCATATGACGGGCATCGTCACCGACCTCGGCATCGCGCTCGGACTGCTCGCGCGCAACGAGAAGGTCGATTGGCGTCGCATCGGCCTCTACGGCGCGCTCCTGACCGGTTTCTTCAGCGGCGGCATTCTCGGCGCCCTCGGCTTCGCGCGGTTCGGCTACGACACCCTGCTCGTTCCTGCCGCGCTCACCGGCATCGGCGGCATCGGCTACACGCTTTTCAAGCAATTCGAGAAACCTGTCCGCCGCCGCCTGCGTTTGCTCCCGTCCGCGCCCGCGCCCACGGAACGCACCGACCGCGCCGCCTGA
- a CDS encoding ring-cleaving dioxygenase, with product MQLLGLHHITAIAADPKTNLDFYTRVLGLRFVKKSVNQDDPGTYHLYYGDNVGSPGTALTFFPWQGLRRGRPGTGQAYATAFSVPAGSLAYWQKRLADLKVTAEPIAPRLGDQVLAFADPDGMRLELIATAEADSRLPAPSNDVPAEHGIRGFHSSTLALTNAQPTAAMLKLMGYRLHGEEPHRARYTVATGGPGTYVDLFTDPTLPRGLNGAGTVHHIAFRVADDTQHLAAHEQLVDAGAHVSPVIDRAYFKSIYYREPAGVLFEIATDQPGFAIDESVETLGTKLSLPPRLEPHRAEIEAALPKLN from the coding sequence ATGCAACTCCTCGGACTCCACCACATCACCGCCATCGCCGCCGACCCGAAGACCAATCTGGACTTCTACACCCGCGTTCTCGGCCTCCGCTTCGTCAAGAAGTCGGTCAACCAGGACGATCCCGGCACCTACCACCTCTACTACGGCGACAACGTCGGCTCGCCCGGCACCGCCCTGACGTTCTTCCCGTGGCAAGGTCTCCGCCGCGGCCGCCCCGGCACCGGCCAAGCCTACGCGACGGCCTTCTCCGTCCCCGCCGGCTCCCTCGCCTACTGGCAGAAGCGCCTCGCCGATCTCAAAGTCACCGCGGAACCGATCGCGCCGCGTCTGGGCGACCAAGTCCTCGCCTTCGCCGACCCTGACGGCATGCGCCTCGAGTTGATCGCCACCGCCGAGGCCGACTCGCGCCTCCCCGCGCCATCGAACGACGTTCCGGCCGAGCACGGCATCCGCGGCTTCCACAGCAGCACGCTGGCGCTGACCAATGCGCAGCCCACCGCCGCGATGCTCAAGCTCATGGGCTACCGCCTGCACGGGGAGGAGCCGCATCGCGCGCGCTACACCGTCGCGACCGGCGGCCCGGGCACCTACGTGGATCTCTTCACCGATCCCACGCTCCCGCGCGGCCTCAACGGCGCCGGCACCGTGCATCACATCGCCTTCCGCGTCGCCGACGACACCCAACACCTCGCCGCTCACGAACAGCTGGTCGATGCCGGTGCGCACGTCAGCCCGGTGATCGATCGCGCCTACTTCAAGTCGATCTACTACCGCGAGCCCGCCGGCGTGCTCTTCGAGATCGCCACCGACCAGCCCGGCTTCGCCATCGACGAATCGGTGGAGACGCTCGGCACCAAACTCTCCCTCCCACCGCGCCTCGAGCCGCACCGCGCCGAAATCGAAGCCGCGCTCCCGAAGCTCAACTAA
- a CDS encoding alpha/beta hydrolase, which yields MPTLSYQHVFEPSRDPTAAPLLLLHGTGGDERDLLPLGRQLAPGAALLSPRGDVLERGAPRFFKRFAEGVFDLGDVERRTHALADFINAAAKHYGFDATRLTALGFSNGANIAASLLLLRPESLAAAVLLRPMVVLEPAPAALPTLAGKRILISSGELDPIVPPDHPARLAEIFRRAGADVTLRTHVASHGLIAADLAAAREFLA from the coding sequence ATGCCCACGCTCTCCTACCAACACGTCTTCGAACCCTCCCGCGATCCCACCGCCGCGCCGCTGCTGCTGCTCCACGGCACGGGCGGTGACGAACGCGACTTGCTCCCGCTCGGCCGTCAGCTAGCGCCCGGCGCGGCGTTGCTCAGCCCTCGCGGCGATGTGCTCGAGCGCGGCGCGCCGCGCTTCTTCAAGCGTTTCGCCGAAGGCGTCTTCGACCTCGGCGACGTCGAGCGCCGCACTCACGCCCTCGCCGATTTTATCAATGCGGCCGCGAAGCACTACGGCTTCGACGCCACCCGCCTCACCGCGCTCGGCTTCTCCAACGGCGCCAACATCGCCGCGTCGCTGCTCCTGCTTCGCCCCGAGTCGCTCGCCGCCGCCGTGCTCCTGCGTCCGATGGTCGTGCTCGAACCCGCTCCCGCCGCCCTCCCCACGCTCGCCGGCAAACGCATCCTCATCTCCTCGGGTGAACTCGATCCGATCGTGCCGCCCGATCACCCCGCCCGCCTCGCCGAAATTTTCCGCCGCGCCGGAGCGGACGTCACGCTCCGCACCCACGTCGCCAGCCATGGCTTGATCGCGGCCGACCTCGCCGCCGCCCGGGAATTTCTCGCGTAG
- a CDS encoding crossover junction endodeoxyribonuclease RuvC — translation MARMNARQLWKAKLEGTLAPKEWPTAPTLSRAPFAGRVLGIDPSLRGTGLALIEFASGRQPVLLRCETVRVPAKHPMAFCLGEIHRAVTRFLGDFSPRHVALEQTIYVQNFQTAQILGAARGAAIAAAALREIETFEYPPLRVKQAVVGAGRASKEQMARTVMSLLGHGRPLAFDEADAVGVALCHAFTWRE, via the coding sequence ATGGCCCGGATGAACGCGCGACAACTCTGGAAGGCGAAGCTCGAGGGCACGCTCGCGCCCAAGGAATGGCCGACGGCGCCGACGTTGTCGCGAGCGCCGTTTGCGGGCCGCGTGTTGGGCATCGATCCGTCGCTGCGGGGCACGGGTCTGGCGTTGATCGAGTTCGCTTCGGGACGACAGCCGGTGTTGCTGCGCTGCGAGACGGTGCGTGTGCCGGCGAAGCATCCGATGGCGTTTTGCCTCGGCGAAATCCATCGCGCGGTGACGCGGTTCCTCGGGGATTTCTCGCCGCGACACGTCGCGCTCGAGCAGACGATCTACGTGCAGAATTTCCAGACGGCGCAGATCCTCGGCGCGGCGCGCGGCGCGGCGATCGCTGCGGCGGCGTTGCGGGAGATCGAGACGTTCGAGTATCCGCCGTTGCGCGTGAAGCAGGCGGTGGTCGGCGCGGGGCGCGCGAGCAAGGAACAGATGGCGCGCACGGTGATGTCGCTGCTGGGGCACGGTCGGCCGCTGGCGTTCGACGAGGCCGACGCGGTGGGCGTGGCGCTGTGCCACGCATTCACGTGGCGCGAGTGA
- a CDS encoding STAS domain-containing protein, with product MNETSAPFSERAFHFRPRLLEVWGNYSREKFIGDLGAGLTVGIVALSLCIGLGISSGVTPAAGLYTGIVGGFIVSILGGSRVQIGGPAGAFVGLVALIAAEHGLPSLLLCTMMAGAILFAMGALKLGNLIKFIPHPVTTGFTCGIAITILMTQVRAFLGLQLADEPAEFLPKLGALTAALETVQWPAVVMGFGSLAILLYWPKAWSRVPGSIVAVVLGTIAVAVFHVPVETIGSKFGGIPRGLPTFAVPPFDLAHLSALIRPAFTIAMLGAIESLLSAVVADGLVDDRHDSNQELMAQGAANFVSPLFGGIPVTGVIARTATNIRGGAQTPVAGIVHAIFLLAVLLVAAPLAKDVPLAVLAAVLVVVAVRMGEWEEFALLHKKPRGDSAVFLATFSLTVLFDLTVAVEVGMVLAAFAFIKRVADTTQVHAMTGEQVAQGGQGHEPVKNVPRGVIIYRVFGALLFGSAEKLDRIIRRSGGETKVVILHMAAVTAMDATALNRIESMHAKMKRHREHLILSAPHTQPYFMLEKAGFFDELGRDNVCADLESAVARARELLGKK from the coding sequence ATGAACGAAACGAGTGCGCCGTTTTCGGAGCGTGCGTTTCACTTCCGGCCTCGATTGCTGGAGGTCTGGGGAAACTATTCCCGCGAGAAATTCATCGGCGATCTCGGCGCGGGTCTGACCGTGGGCATCGTTGCGCTGTCGCTCTGCATCGGCCTCGGCATCTCCTCGGGCGTGACACCGGCGGCGGGGCTCTACACGGGCATCGTGGGCGGTTTCATCGTGTCGATACTCGGCGGATCGCGCGTGCAGATCGGCGGTCCGGCGGGTGCGTTCGTGGGCTTGGTGGCGTTGATCGCGGCGGAGCACGGCCTCCCGAGTCTGCTCCTCTGCACGATGATGGCTGGCGCGATCCTATTCGCGATGGGCGCGCTCAAGCTCGGCAACTTGATCAAGTTCATCCCGCATCCGGTGACGACGGGCTTCACGTGCGGCATCGCGATCACGATTCTCATGACGCAGGTGCGCGCGTTTCTCGGGCTGCAGCTTGCGGACGAGCCGGCGGAATTCCTGCCAAAGCTCGGCGCGCTGACGGCGGCGCTGGAAACGGTGCAGTGGCCGGCGGTCGTCATGGGCTTCGGCTCGCTGGCGATCCTGCTCTACTGGCCGAAGGCCTGGAGTCGCGTGCCGGGATCCATCGTCGCGGTGGTGCTCGGCACGATCGCGGTCGCGGTGTTCCACGTGCCGGTCGAGACGATCGGCAGCAAGTTCGGCGGCATACCGCGCGGCTTGCCGACGTTCGCGGTGCCCCCTTTCGATCTGGCGCACCTGAGCGCACTCATCCGCCCGGCGTTCACCATCGCGATGCTCGGAGCGATCGAGTCGCTGCTGTCGGCGGTGGTGGCGGACGGCTTGGTCGACGATCGGCACGACTCGAACCAGGAGCTGATGGCGCAGGGGGCGGCGAATTTCGTGAGCCCGCTCTTCGGCGGCATTCCGGTCACGGGCGTCATCGCACGCACGGCGACCAACATCCGCGGCGGCGCGCAAACGCCTGTGGCGGGCATCGTGCACGCGATTTTCCTCCTGGCGGTGCTGCTCGTGGCGGCGCCGCTGGCGAAAGACGTGCCGCTGGCGGTGCTGGCGGCGGTGCTGGTGGTCGTGGCGGTCCGCATGGGCGAATGGGAGGAATTTGCGTTGCTGCACAAAAAGCCGCGTGGCGACTCGGCGGTGTTCCTCGCCACATTTTCGCTGACCGTGCTGTTCGATCTCACCGTGGCGGTCGAGGTCGGCATGGTGCTGGCGGCGTTTGCGTTCATCAAGCGCGTGGCCGACACCACGCAGGTGCACGCGATGACCGGCGAGCAGGTGGCCCAAGGTGGGCAGGGGCACGAGCCGGTGAAAAACGTGCCGCGCGGCGTGATCATTTACCGCGTGTTCGGGGCGCTGCTGTTCGGTTCGGCGGAGAAGCTCGATCGCATCATCCGCCGGTCGGGCGGTGAGACCAAGGTGGTTATCCTGCACATGGCCGCGGTGACGGCGATGGATGCGACGGCGCTGAATCGCATCGAGAGCATGCACGCAAAGATGAAGCGGCATCGGGAACACCTGATCCTGAGCGCGCCGCACACGCAGCCTTACTTCATGTTGGAGAAAGCGGGATTTTTCGACGAACTCGGCCGCGACAACGTGTGCGCCGATTTGGAGAGCGCGGTGGCGCGCGCGCGGGAGTTGCTCGGCAAGAAGTGA
- a CDS encoding haloacid dehalogenase-like hydrolase, with product MKKLILWDIDGTIIRTNRAGIIALVRAFTQLHGREPDMTKVEVAGRTDRWIIRRMLEEHGMPPTAENIHAILEGYLQLLAGEIATRSGRILPGIAELLETLHHRDDVVQALLTGNVERGARIKLEHYRVWHYFPFGAFGDDSPLRNDLGPHALRRAKERHAIDFAPERTFVIGDTPHDIECGKAIGARTIGVATGMFSVAELAAHAPTAVFADFADTAALLRVLDT from the coding sequence GTGAAAAAACTCATCCTCTGGGACATCGACGGCACGATCATCCGCACCAACCGCGCGGGCATCATCGCGCTCGTGCGCGCCTTCACGCAATTGCACGGTCGCGAACCGGACATGACCAAAGTCGAGGTCGCCGGCCGCACCGACCGCTGGATCATCCGTCGCATGCTCGAAGAGCACGGCATGCCGCCCACCGCGGAGAACATCCACGCCATCCTCGAAGGCTACCTGCAACTCCTCGCCGGCGAAATCGCCACGCGCTCCGGCCGCATCCTGCCCGGTATCGCCGAACTTCTCGAAACGCTCCACCACCGCGACGACGTCGTGCAGGCGCTCCTCACCGGCAACGTCGAGCGCGGCGCCCGCATCAAGCTCGAGCACTACCGCGTGTGGCACTACTTCCCCTTCGGCGCGTTCGGCGACGACAGCCCGCTCCGCAACGACCTCGGCCCGCATGCGCTGCGCCGCGCCAAGGAGCGCCACGCGATCGATTTCGCGCCCGAACGCACCTTCGTTATCGGCGACACGCCGCACGACATCGAGTGCGGCAAAGCCATCGGCGCCCGCACCATCGGCGTGGCGACCGGCATGTTTTCCGTGGCGGAACTCGCCGCGCACGCGCCGACAGCCGTGTTCGCCGATTTCGCCGACACCGCGGCTCTTCTCCGCGTGCTCGACACGTGA
- a CDS encoding aldo/keto reductase — protein MPYRRVGTTGLKVSALSFGAWVTFGNQISSDTARDLMHTAYDAGVNFFDNAEGYADGQAEIVMGDILKKSGWRRGSYVLSTKIYFGAEHDGPNEMGLSRKHLIEGCEASLRRLQHDHVDVLYCHRPDPETPLMETVRAMHDLITQGKVLYWGTSEWSAEQITETFEICEKYGFHAPVVEQPQYNLFHRSRFEKELTPLCKAHGYGTTTWSPLASGLLTGKYNEGVPSDSRLHMESLEWLRKRLTGFGSERKIEAVKKFAAIAQRIGTPLPQLAIAWCLKNPNVSTVILGASRPEQLRENFGALATLEKMSPQVMAELDQISRPVAE, from the coding sequence ATGCCTTATCGCCGGGTCGGGACGACCGGCCTCAAAGTCTCCGCGCTCTCCTTCGGCGCGTGGGTCACCTTCGGCAACCAGATCAGCAGCGATACCGCGCGCGATCTCATGCACACGGCCTACGACGCCGGCGTGAACTTCTTCGACAACGCCGAGGGCTACGCCGACGGACAGGCCGAGATCGTCATGGGCGACATCCTGAAAAAATCCGGCTGGCGCCGCGGCAGCTACGTCCTTTCCACCAAAATCTACTTCGGCGCCGAACACGACGGCCCGAACGAGATGGGCCTCTCGCGCAAACACCTCATCGAAGGCTGCGAAGCCTCGCTCCGCCGCCTCCAGCACGACCACGTCGACGTCCTGTATTGCCACCGCCCGGACCCCGAGACGCCGCTGATGGAGACCGTGCGCGCGATGCACGACCTCATCACCCAGGGCAAAGTTCTCTATTGGGGCACCAGTGAATGGAGCGCCGAGCAGATCACCGAGACCTTTGAAATCTGCGAGAAATACGGATTCCACGCCCCCGTCGTCGAACAACCGCAATACAACCTCTTCCACCGTTCCCGCTTCGAGAAGGAGCTCACGCCCCTCTGCAAGGCCCACGGCTACGGCACCACCACGTGGTCGCCGCTCGCCAGCGGCCTGCTCACCGGCAAATACAACGAAGGCGTCCCCTCCGACTCCCGCCTGCACATGGAAAGCCTCGAGTGGCTCCGCAAGCGCCTCACCGGTTTTGGCTCCGAGCGAAAAATCGAAGCCGTGAAAAAATTCGCCGCCATCGCGCAACGCATCGGCACGCCCCTGCCGCAGCTCGCCATCGCGTGGTGCCTGAAGAATCCGAACGTCTCCACCGTGATCCTCGGCGCCTCCCGCCCGGAACAACTGCGCGAAAACTTCGGCGCCCTCGCGACGCTCGAGAAAATGTCTCCGCAAGTCATGGCCGAGCTCGACCAGATTTCCCGCCCCGTGGCCGAGTGA
- a CDS encoding sulfite exporter TauE/SafE family protein, with the protein MSFEAWQWLLLAVGAFTAGFSKTGIPGLGILFVAIFSNLMPARQATGVVLPLLIVGDVFAVVSYRAHAQWKHLWRLLAPTIVGVVIGWAALRVADDRQTTRLVGALLAIMLAVHLLRKARPESAEAASHAPLWLGVLAGVFAGFATQVANAAGPVMMLYLLAMRLPKLEFLGTSAVFFMAVNLFKVPFMAQLGLINAQSLVLNLWLAPAVIAGALIGRVVAGKVNQRAFEVAALGLTALATVKLLFF; encoded by the coding sequence GTGAGCTTCGAGGCGTGGCAATGGCTGCTGCTCGCCGTCGGTGCGTTCACGGCGGGGTTTTCCAAGACGGGAATCCCGGGGTTGGGCATCCTGTTTGTCGCGATTTTCTCGAATCTGATGCCAGCGCGGCAGGCGACCGGCGTGGTGTTGCCGTTGCTGATCGTCGGCGACGTGTTCGCGGTGGTGAGCTACCGGGCGCATGCGCAGTGGAAACATCTGTGGCGCCTGCTCGCGCCGACGATCGTGGGCGTCGTGATCGGTTGGGCGGCCTTGCGCGTCGCGGACGATCGGCAGACGACGCGGCTCGTGGGCGCGTTGCTCGCGATCATGCTCGCGGTGCACCTGCTGCGGAAGGCGCGGCCGGAGAGCGCGGAGGCGGCGAGTCACGCGCCGCTGTGGCTGGGCGTGCTGGCGGGCGTGTTTGCGGGATTCGCGACGCAGGTGGCCAATGCGGCCGGGCCGGTGATGATGCTTTACCTGCTCGCGATGCGGTTGCCGAAGCTGGAATTCCTCGGCACGAGCGCGGTGTTTTTCATGGCGGTGAATCTCTTCAAGGTGCCGTTCATGGCGCAGCTCGGGCTGATCAATGCGCAGAGTCTCGTGCTGAATCTCTGGCTCGCGCCGGCCGTGATCGCGGGCGCGCTCATCGGGCGCGTGGTGGCGGGCAAGGTGAACCAGCGGGCGTTCGAGGTGGCGGCACTGGGACTGACTGCGCTGGCGACGGTCAAGCTGTTGTTCTTTTGA
- a CDS encoding DMT family transporter: MTASAQRHRRALLIMLASATFYVANVLLVRALGTLASANVWLIAVARFVVGLGMIVVVYRREFQPTHLWRNRKLIDRGIVGGIGVYLTYLTVVKLGAGRAVFIGNTYVIWAAFLAAWWLKEKLRPSILTGGAAALVGLALLTNVFSSANPPGPYDALAVLAALMSAHVVVTIRQLHDSEHTSTIFAAQCSYGLLICSVPAALTFAPLPPLAWIVLLLASVCAGAGQLAMTRAFRDLPAAEGSLIQMIVPLGVALGGAVFFHEHFSAHEILGAALILAGCAFTALRRGAPPTPPENE, from the coding sequence ATGACCGCATCCGCCCAGCGTCACCGTCGCGCCCTGCTCATCATGCTCGCGTCCGCGACGTTCTACGTCGCGAACGTCCTGCTGGTGCGCGCGCTCGGCACGCTCGCCTCCGCCAACGTCTGGCTGATCGCCGTCGCGCGCTTCGTCGTCGGTCTCGGCATGATCGTCGTGGTCTATCGCCGCGAGTTCCAGCCGACGCACCTCTGGCGCAACCGCAAGCTCATCGACCGTGGCATCGTCGGCGGCATCGGCGTCTACCTCACCTATCTCACCGTCGTGAAGCTCGGCGCGGGACGCGCGGTGTTCATCGGCAACACCTACGTCATCTGGGCCGCCTTCCTCGCCGCGTGGTGGCTGAAGGAAAAACTCCGTCCATCGATCCTCACCGGCGGCGCGGCGGCCCTCGTCGGACTGGCGCTGCTGACGAACGTGTTCTCGTCGGCCAATCCGCCGGGCCCCTACGACGCGCTCGCCGTGCTCGCGGCGCTGATGTCGGCCCACGTCGTCGTGACCATCCGCCAGCTGCACGACAGCGAACACACTTCCACCATCTTCGCGGCCCAATGCAGCTACGGCCTGCTCATCTGCTCCGTCCCCGCCGCACTCACGTTCGCCCCGCTGCCGCCGCTCGCTTGGATCGTGCTCCTGCTGGCCAGCGTGTGCGCCGGCGCGGGACAACTCGCAATGACCCGCGCGTTCCGCGATCTGCCTGCGGCCGAAGGTTCGCTCATCCAGATGATCGTCCCGCTCGGCGTCGCCCTCGGCGGCGCGGTGTTCTTCCACGAACATTTTTCGGCGCACGAAATCCTCGGCGCCGCGCTGATCCTCGCCGGCTGCGCGTTCACCGCACTGCGCCGCGGCGCGCCGCCAACGCCGCCCGAAAACGAATAA
- a CDS encoding carbonic anhydrase has translation MMTRKMKSLPLPFAAALLAAVLGISPLALCGTEAARVRPDSALELLVEGNSRFVAGRTIRPDQGVARRAELAKGQQPFAIVLTCADSRVAPEIYFDQGLGSIFVIRNAGAVLDDHVIGSIEYAVEHLGAGLIVVVGHSKCGAVAATVAGGHAPGHLPSIVHSIEPAVKRSAGEPGDKIDNAVRANAQLVAAELQACGPTLSEAVAHGKLKVVAARYDLASGKVRILPTLAKAGTTAPAEHVPESHSKEAHKTAHGQ, from the coding sequence ATGATGACCCGGAAAATGAAGAGCCTTCCTCTCCCTTTCGCGGCCGCGTTGCTGGCCGCCGTTCTCGGAATTTCCCCCTTGGCGCTGTGCGGCACCGAGGCGGCGCGCGTGAGACCGGACTCGGCGCTCGAGCTGCTGGTGGAGGGCAATTCGCGGTTTGTCGCCGGGCGGACGATCCGGCCCGATCAGGGCGTGGCTCGGCGCGCGGAACTGGCGAAAGGCCAGCAGCCGTTCGCGATCGTGCTCACTTGCGCGGATTCGCGCGTCGCTCCTGAAATCTATTTCGACCAGGGGCTCGGCAGCATTTTCGTCATCCGCAACGCCGGCGCCGTCCTCGACGACCACGTCATCGGCAGCATCGAATATGCGGTGGAGCATCTCGGTGCGGGACTGATCGTCGTGGTGGGCCACAGCAAGTGCGGCGCGGTGGCCGCGACCGTCGCGGGCGGACACGCGCCCGGACACCTGCCGAGCATCGTGCACTCCATCGAGCCCGCGGTGAAACGCAGCGCCGGCGAGCCGGGCGACAAGATCGACAATGCCGTGCGCGCGAACGCGCAGCTGGTTGCCGCCGAGTTGCAGGCATGCGGACCGACCTTGAGCGAGGCGGTGGCGCACGGAAAATTGAAGGTCGTGGCGGCGCGCTACGATCTCGCGAGCGGGAAGGTGCGGATTCTGCCGACGCTCGCGAAGGCCGGGACGACGGCACCTGCGGAACACGTTCCCGAGTCGCACAGCAAGGAAGCCCACAAGACAGCCCACGGGCAATGA
- a CDS encoding MarR family transcriptional regulator, with product MGTRHRGTIEEINALNAFIKLQRAAESVSSRVHAVLPEGLTVTQFGVLESIYHIGPLCQGELAEKLLRSGGNLTLVVDNLEKAGLVARERDPADRRFVVVKLTDKGQKFIAELFPKVVGNVSREMNRLSSTELLDLGRLCKKIGLPPG from the coding sequence ATGGGAACACGCCACCGCGGCACAATTGAAGAGATCAACGCGCTGAACGCCTTCATCAAGCTACAGCGTGCGGCCGAGTCCGTCTCCTCCCGCGTCCACGCCGTCCTCCCCGAGGGCCTCACAGTCACCCAATTCGGCGTCCTCGAGTCGATTTACCACATCGGCCCACTTTGCCAGGGAGAACTCGCCGAAAAACTCCTGCGCTCCGGCGGCAATCTCACTCTCGTCGTCGACAATCTCGAAAAGGCCGGCCTCGTCGCCCGCGAACGCGATCCCGCCGACCGCCGCTTCGTGGTCGTGAAGCTTACCGACAAGGGCCAGAAGTTCATCGCTGAACTCTTCCCCAAGGTCGTGGGCAACGTCTCGCGTGAAATGAACCGCCTCTCCTCCACCGAGCTGCTCGACCTCGGCCGCCTCTGCAAAAAGATCGGCCTGCCGCCGGGCTGA
- the rpiB gene encoding ribose 5-phosphate isomerase B produces the protein MKKFSIAIGSDHAGFAYKEKIKAMLLADGHVVRDFGTNSDAPCDYPDFIRPVAEAVARGEFERGIVLGGSGNGEAITANRVKGIRCGLCWNEQVAVWNRSHNDGNVLSLGQRTITDEEALKIVRVWLETAFEGGRHLARIAKIDA, from the coding sequence ATGAAGAAATTTTCCATCGCCATCGGCTCCGACCACGCCGGCTTCGCCTACAAGGAGAAGATCAAGGCCATGCTGCTCGCCGACGGACACGTCGTCCGCGACTTCGGCACCAACTCCGACGCTCCCTGCGACTACCCGGATTTCATCCGCCCGGTCGCCGAAGCGGTCGCTCGCGGCGAGTTCGAACGCGGCATCGTGCTCGGCGGCTCCGGCAACGGCGAGGCGATCACCGCCAACCGCGTCAAAGGCATCCGCTGCGGCCTCTGCTGGAACGAACAGGTCGCCGTCTGGAATCGCTCCCACAACGACGGCAACGTTCTCTCCCTCGGCCAACGCACCATCACCGACGAGGAAGCGCTCAAAATCGTCCGGGTGTGGCTCGAAACCGCGTTCGAAGGCGGCCGCCACCTCGCCCGCATTGCGAAAATCGACGCCTAA